One window from the genome of Candidatus Eisenbacteria bacterium encodes:
- a CDS encoding serine/threonine-protein kinase, producing the protein MHLTTGTRLGPYEILSPLGAGGMGEVYRARDTRLGRDVAIKVLPQHLRENAEVHARFEREARTISSLNHPHICTLHDVGRAPGEGGSGDIEYIVMELVDGETLAQRLARGPVPVPEALKLGIQIADALDRAHRAGIVHRDFKPGNVMLTRSGAKLMDFGLARAAGVAGPGTGSGSGIPHLTQSPTVASPLTAEGAIVGTFLYMAPEQLEGRESDVRSDLWALGCVLYEMVTGRRAFEGRTQASLIGAIMGTEPPAMSTLVPLAPPALEALVRGLLAKDPEERIQTAHDVKLQLTWIAQSGSQSGVAAPLAPRRRLRREPFAWGAAVLAALAAGYFALRAGTGGGGADAGVIRFTVPVPPSVSTMSMPRLSPDGRVIAFAAEDSAGRKMIWVRPLDALAANVVPGTEGAAAPFWSPDSRMLGFIAGGKLKKIPFAGGPATVVCDAPSGSDGSWSRNDVILFDGGGSDPIWRVSAAGGVPTVAIRGDSVAQVGWPAFLPDGRHFFFSRISGGTGTSEIMFGALGDTATRRLEIAGSRVEYSPDGYLLFARDRTLLAQRFDARAMKLQGEPFPVAEDLPVAGNALANFTVSRNGVLVYRSTGETKNRLVWLDRTGRELAELAPAADFRAPALSPGADRVAIRLREVGSTNMDLRVMDLVRGTSTRFTFDPAPDGNPVWSPDGSSIAWTVQAGDSDAVAVKSATGLGETRIVARHFGGSAVLDWSRDGQWILFQGITAGSGMDVFAVPASGAAPPQRVLGTPFGEGRARFSPDARWIVYESDESGRAEVYVVPFHGSAGKWQISTRGGTDPFWSHDGREIFYLSPDRRLMAVPVTVGTTFSPGTPQPLFRVVVESSARRNVYDVAPDGKRFLFLVTAGEASTPMTVVVNWRAAQRTR; encoded by the coding sequence ATGCACCTGACCACCGGCACCAGACTCGGGCCCTACGAAATCCTTTCGCCGCTCGGGGCCGGCGGCATGGGCGAAGTCTATCGTGCGCGCGACACGCGCCTGGGACGCGACGTCGCCATCAAGGTCCTGCCGCAGCACCTGCGCGAGAACGCCGAGGTGCACGCGCGCTTCGAGCGCGAGGCGCGGACCATCTCGAGCCTCAACCACCCGCACATCTGCACCCTCCACGACGTCGGCCGGGCGCCCGGCGAGGGCGGGTCGGGCGACATCGAGTACATCGTCATGGAGCTGGTGGACGGCGAAACCCTCGCGCAACGCCTGGCGAGGGGCCCGGTGCCGGTCCCCGAGGCGCTCAAGCTGGGCATCCAGATCGCCGACGCGCTCGACCGCGCGCACCGCGCCGGCATCGTCCACCGCGACTTCAAGCCGGGCAACGTCATGCTCACGCGCTCGGGCGCCAAGCTTATGGATTTCGGGCTGGCGCGCGCCGCCGGCGTCGCGGGACCCGGCACGGGCAGCGGCAGCGGCATCCCGCACCTGACGCAATCGCCCACCGTGGCCTCGCCGCTCACCGCCGAGGGCGCGATCGTCGGCACCTTCCTTTACATGGCGCCCGAGCAACTCGAGGGCCGCGAGTCCGACGTGCGCAGCGACCTGTGGGCGCTGGGCTGCGTGCTCTACGAAATGGTCACCGGCCGCCGCGCGTTCGAGGGCCGCACCCAGGCCAGCCTGATCGGCGCGATCATGGGCACCGAGCCGCCGGCGATGAGCACGCTCGTGCCGCTGGCGCCGCCCGCTCTCGAGGCGCTCGTGCGCGGGCTGCTCGCCAAGGACCCCGAGGAGCGCATCCAGACCGCCCACGACGTGAAGCTGCAACTCACCTGGATCGCGCAGTCCGGTTCGCAGTCGGGAGTGGCCGCGCCGCTCGCGCCGCGCCGCCGCCTGCGGCGCGAACCGTTCGCCTGGGGCGCCGCGGTGCTCGCGGCGCTCGCGGCCGGATACTTCGCCCTGCGCGCGGGCACGGGCGGCGGCGGCGCGGACGCCGGAGTCATCCGCTTCACCGTTCCGGTGCCACCCTCGGTCAGCACCATGAGCATGCCGCGGCTCTCTCCCGACGGACGGGTGATCGCCTTCGCGGCCGAGGACTCCGCCGGGCGGAAGATGATCTGGGTGCGACCGCTCGACGCGCTCGCCGCGAACGTCGTGCCCGGCACCGAGGGCGCCGCGGCGCCGTTCTGGTCGCCCGACAGCCGCATGCTCGGGTTCATCGCCGGCGGCAAGCTCAAGAAGATCCCCTTCGCGGGCGGTCCCGCGACGGTGGTGTGCGACGCGCCGTCCGGCTCCGACGGCTCGTGGAGCAGGAACGACGTCATCCTGTTCGACGGCGGCGGATCCGACCCCATCTGGCGCGTCAGCGCCGCGGGCGGCGTGCCGACGGTGGCGATCCGCGGCGACAGCGTCGCCCAGGTCGGCTGGCCCGCGTTCCTGCCCGATGGCCGGCACTTCTTCTTCAGCCGCATCAGCGGCGGCACCGGGACGTCGGAGATCATGTTCGGCGCGCTCGGCGACACCGCGACCCGCCGGCTCGAGATCGCCGGCTCGCGCGTCGAGTACTCCCCCGACGGGTACCTGCTGTTCGCGCGCGACCGCACGCTGCTCGCTCAGCGCTTCGACGCCCGGGCCATGAAGCTTCAGGGCGAGCCCTTCCCGGTCGCCGAGGATCTGCCCGTCGCGGGCAATGCCCTCGCCAACTTCACGGTCTCCCGCAACGGCGTGCTCGTCTACCGCTCGACCGGCGAGACCAAGAATCGCCTGGTGTGGCTCGACCGGACGGGGCGCGAGCTCGCCGAGCTCGCGCCGGCCGCCGACTTCCGCGCACCGGCGCTGTCGCCGGGCGCCGACCGCGTGGCCATCCGGCTGCGCGAAGTCGGCAGCACCAACATGGATCTGCGCGTGATGGATCTCGTGCGGGGCACCAGCACGCGCTTCACGTTCGACCCCGCTCCGGATGGCAATCCCGTCTGGTCGCCGGACGGCTCCAGCATCGCGTGGACCGTGCAGGCCGGCGACTCCGACGCCGTGGCCGTGAAGTCCGCCACCGGCCTCGGAGAGACGAGGATCGTCGCCCGCCATTTCGGGGGGAGCGCCGTGCTCGACTGGTCCCGCGACGGCCAGTGGATCCTCTTCCAGGGCATCACGGCGGGCAGCGGCATGGACGTATTCGCCGTGCCGGCTTCGGGCGCCGCGCCGCCCCAGCGCGTCCTGGGAACGCCCTTCGGCGAGGGCCGGGCGCGCTTCTCGCCCGATGCGCGCTGGATCGTCTACGAGTCCGACGAATCCGGCCGCGCCGAGGTGTACGTCGTCCCGTTCCACGGCTCCGCGGGCAAGTGGCAGATCTCGACGCGCGGCGGCACCGATCCCTTCTGGAGCCACGACGGCCGCGAGATCTTCTACCTCTCGCCCGACCGGCGGTTGATGGCGGTGCCCGTCACCGTCGGCACGACGTTCTCACCCGGCACGCCGCAGCCGCTCTTCCGTGTCGTGGTCGAGAGCAGCGCGCGCCGGAACGTCTACGACGTCGCGCCCGACGGCAAGCGCTTCCTGTTCCTCGTCACCGCGGGCGAAGCCAGTACGCCGATGACGGTCGTCGTGAACTGGCGCGCGGCGCAGCGAACGCGGTAG
- a CDS encoding ATP-binding protein, with the protein MLARVRTALLWGLEAFAADCEVDMGPGLPGFVMVGLPDSSAREARERVWPALRNTGLAPPERRVTVNLAPAGRRKEGASADLALALGMLVATGQAPSERLERAAALGELALDGRLRGTRGTLSLAEAAWRAGARTLVCAAEAAPEAALVEGLEVLAAATLLEAFEWLRGESLPRAAPASPDARADGRADLADVRGQAMARRALEIAAAGGHHLLLIGPPGAGKSMLAVRLPGLLPPLEPEEALVVTRLHSAAGLRLPGNGMMCERPFRAPHHSTTRAGLIGGGSPPRPGELSLAHQGVLFLDEFAEYPRTLLDALREPLETGAVHLTRASGHAHFPARPLLVAAMNPWASVAIYSTHIVRLQTTRVPKGLSAQAGNARAANPPAPDGSRADATHPRPAARRLGGDRRRLGARRVPPARATLAVDRSRPRARPRARTGRPARASSGGPAPARAYAGRVGTAGRGRHSDREERRAAEPPA; encoded by the coding sequence ATGCTCGCCCGCGTGCGCACCGCGCTGCTGTGGGGACTCGAAGCCTTCGCGGCCGATTGCGAGGTGGACATGGGCCCGGGGCTGCCCGGGTTCGTGATGGTCGGCCTGCCCGATTCGTCCGCGCGCGAGGCGCGCGAGCGGGTGTGGCCGGCGCTGCGCAACACCGGACTCGCGCCGCCCGAGCGCCGCGTCACCGTGAACCTCGCCCCCGCCGGCCGCCGCAAGGAGGGCGCGTCGGCCGACCTCGCGCTCGCGCTCGGGATGCTGGTCGCGACCGGACAGGCGCCGTCCGAGCGGCTCGAGCGCGCGGCCGCGCTCGGCGAGCTTGCCCTGGACGGTCGTCTGCGAGGCACGCGCGGAACCCTTTCGCTTGCCGAAGCCGCCTGGCGTGCCGGCGCGCGCACGCTGGTCTGCGCCGCCGAAGCCGCCCCCGAGGCCGCGCTCGTCGAGGGGCTCGAAGTCCTCGCCGCCGCGACGCTGCTCGAAGCCTTCGAATGGCTGCGCGGAGAATCGCTGCCGCGAGCCGCGCCGGCGTCGCCCGACGCGCGCGCCGACGGCCGGGCGGACCTGGCCGATGTGCGCGGGCAGGCGATGGCGCGGCGCGCGCTCGAGATTGCCGCCGCAGGCGGACATCACTTGCTGCTCATTGGCCCGCCGGGCGCGGGCAAGTCCATGCTCGCGGTGCGGCTGCCCGGATTGCTCCCGCCCCTCGAACCCGAGGAAGCGTTGGTCGTGACGCGGCTCCACTCGGCCGCAGGGCTGCGCCTGCCCGGCAACGGCATGATGTGCGAGCGCCCGTTTCGCGCCCCTCATCATTCGACCACCCGCGCCGGTCTGATCGGCGGCGGATCGCCGCCGCGTCCGGGCGAGCTGTCGCTCGCGCACCAGGGAGTGCTCTTCCTCGACGAGTTCGCGGAGTACCCGCGCACGCTGCTCGACGCCCTGCGCGAGCCGCTCGAGACCGGCGCCGTGCACCTCACGCGCGCGAGCGGCCACGCGCACTTCCCGGCGCGGCCGCTGCTGGTGGCGGCGATGAACCCGTGGGCCAGCGTTGCCATTTACTCAACGCACATTGTCCGGCTGCAAACCACGCGTGTTCCCAAGGGGTTATCCGCACAAGCCGGAAACGCTCGGGCAGCGAATCCGCCAGCGCCGGATGGATCTCGGGCTGACGCAACACACCCTCGCCCAGCGGCTAGACGTCTGGGAGGTGACCGTCGCCGCCTGGGAGCGAGACGAGTCCCTCCCGCTCGCGCGACGTTGGCCGTCGATCGAAGCCGTCCTCGGGCGCGGCCTCGTGCCCGAACTGGACGGCCCGCCCGGGCAAGTTCGGGCGGCCCGGCTCCGGCTCGGGCTTACGCAGGGAGAGTTGGCACAGCGGGCCGGGGTCGACATTCGGACCGTGAGGAACGTCGAGCTGCGGAACCACCCGCCTAG
- a CDS encoding site-specific DNA-methyltransferase, whose product MRRRKVRIAYETTYGTAYYGTAENVLGDPWFQRRYAGKVQLIFTSPPFPLNRKKKYGNLQGQEYVKWLADFAPRFRELLTADGSIVMELGNAWEHGAPTMSTLALKALIAFQEEGKLQLCQQFICHNPARLPGPAQWVTVERIRVKDTYTHVWWMSPTANPAADNRQVLTEYSPSMLKLLKTKKYNAGIRPSEHSIGDESFLKDNNGAIPANVLTMANTKANDPFQVYCRKHGLKGHPARMPAGLPEFFVKFLTKPGDIVLDPFGGSNTTGAVAQKLKRKWAAIEPVPEYIEASRARFAALRMLEPAR is encoded by the coding sequence ATCAGACGCCGCAAGGTCCGGATCGCCTACGAGACCACCTACGGCACGGCCTACTACGGCACGGCCGAGAACGTCTTGGGCGACCCGTGGTTTCAGCGGCGCTACGCCGGCAAGGTTCAGCTGATCTTCACCTCACCACCGTTCCCTCTGAACCGCAAGAAGAAGTACGGCAACCTTCAGGGCCAAGAGTACGTGAAGTGGCTGGCCGACTTCGCGCCTCGATTCAGGGAACTGCTCACGGCGGACGGGTCCATCGTGATGGAACTGGGCAACGCCTGGGAACACGGCGCTCCCACCATGTCCACCCTTGCGCTGAAGGCGCTGATCGCGTTCCAGGAGGAGGGCAAGCTCCAGCTCTGCCAGCAGTTCATCTGCCACAATCCGGCTCGTCTCCCTGGGCCGGCACAGTGGGTGACGGTTGAGCGGATCCGGGTCAAGGACACTTACACCCATGTCTGGTGGATGTCCCCGACGGCGAATCCGGCCGCCGACAACCGTCAAGTGCTGACGGAGTACAGCCCCTCGATGCTGAAGCTCCTGAAGACGAAGAAATACAACGCTGGCATTCGCCCTTCCGAGCACAGCATCGGCGACGAATCGTTCTTGAAGGACAACAATGGGGCAATCCCGGCCAACGTCCTTACGATGGCAAACACGAAGGCCAACGATCCGTTCCAAGTCTACTGCCGGAAACATGGTCTCAAGGGGCACCCAGCTCGGATGCCCGCTGGGCTCCCCGAGTTCTTCGTCAAGTTTCTCACGAAGCCTGGGGACATTGTCCTCGACCCATTCGGCGGCAGCAATACGACCGGTGCCGTGGCGCAGAAGCTCAAGCGCAAATGGGCTGCGATCGAGCCGGTACCAGAGTACATCGAGGCGTCTCGCGCGAGGTTCGCCGCACTGCGGATGCTGGAGCCGGCGAGGTAG
- a CDS encoding ATP-binding protein, producing the protein MKLQIGLDAISSYRRLSYSAWHALAEFVDNATQAYLNNRATLDKVYAEEGDKLEVSLTYDQEGGLIRIADTSIGMSYSELQAALKIGNRPEIATGRSRYGLGMKTAACWLGDLWTVRTKKYGETSEYSIEVDVPRVAGGDDDLRERVASGFAPEKHYTIIEITKLHRVFQGRTIGKIKNFLRSMYREDFRHSRLRLLWQGQELTWEELDAQLLRSLEDKIYKKEFNFEINTKPVRGWVGVLASGSRSMAGFSILHCGRVVKGWPDAWRPSTLFGQILGSNDLVNQRLVGEVHLDAFEVSHTKDDILWLGDEEDLVEEKLEQECRAYREVARKHRVRGGDQRGPSELETKTALDELQKELASPEIIDTIRLETAPDPDTIERTFRTIIDAERSREATIRVEIDGIVLKAYLTGDHSENDPYFVCDATQLNEVAVVINRSHPHWTQLSGPGNVLNFLRHCIYDALAEHMARHKKATIQPDTIKMFKDRFLRVPMEMEMGSGGGGEEVADETPAP; encoded by the coding sequence TTGAAACTTCAGATCGGTCTCGACGCCATCTCGTCGTACCGGCGGCTCTCCTACTCGGCGTGGCACGCGCTCGCCGAGTTCGTGGATAACGCGACCCAGGCGTACCTGAACAATCGAGCCACTCTCGACAAGGTCTACGCGGAGGAGGGCGACAAGCTCGAAGTCTCACTGACGTATGATCAGGAGGGCGGCCTGATTCGGATTGCGGACACCTCCATCGGCATGAGCTACAGCGAGCTGCAGGCGGCCCTCAAGATCGGGAATCGACCGGAGATTGCCACTGGGCGGAGCCGATACGGGCTTGGGATGAAGACCGCGGCTTGCTGGCTGGGCGACCTGTGGACGGTGCGAACGAAGAAGTATGGCGAGACAAGCGAGTACTCGATCGAGGTGGACGTCCCCCGGGTTGCCGGCGGCGACGATGACCTGCGAGAGCGTGTGGCCTCGGGCTTCGCTCCCGAGAAGCACTACACGATCATCGAGATCACGAAGCTCCACCGAGTCTTCCAGGGTCGCACCATCGGCAAGATCAAGAACTTTCTCCGTTCCATGTATCGGGAGGACTTTCGCCACAGCAGGTTGCGGCTGCTCTGGCAGGGCCAAGAGCTCACGTGGGAGGAACTTGATGCCCAGCTCCTGCGCTCGCTGGAAGACAAGATCTACAAGAAGGAGTTTAACTTCGAGATCAACACCAAGCCCGTTCGGGGCTGGGTTGGGGTCCTTGCCTCCGGAAGTCGTTCGATGGCTGGGTTCTCCATTCTGCACTGCGGGCGTGTCGTCAAGGGCTGGCCCGACGCGTGGCGGCCGTCGACGCTCTTTGGCCAGATCCTCGGCAGTAACGACCTGGTCAATCAACGGCTAGTTGGCGAAGTCCACTTGGATGCGTTCGAAGTCAGCCACACAAAGGACGACATCCTGTGGCTTGGCGACGAGGAGGACTTGGTTGAGGAGAAGCTCGAGCAGGAGTGCCGGGCCTACCGCGAGGTGGCTAGGAAGCATCGTGTCCGAGGCGGAGATCAGCGCGGGCCGTCCGAACTCGAGACGAAGACGGCCCTCGATGAGCTTCAGAAGGAGCTCGCCTCGCCTGAGATCATCGACACCATTCGACTCGAAACTGCGCCGGACCCCGACACCATCGAGCGTACGTTCAGGACCATCATCGATGCGGAACGATCTAGAGAGGCCACGATTCGTGTCGAGATCGACGGCATTGTCCTGAAGGCCTATCTGACCGGAGATCACTCGGAGAACGATCCTTACTTCGTGTGCGACGCGACGCAGCTGAACGAAGTCGCGGTGGTAATCAACCGGTCACACCCGCACTGGACCCAGCTCTCAGGGCCGGGGAACGTTCTCAACTTCCTCCGCCATTGCATCTACGACGCCCTGGCCGAACACATGGCACGTCACAAGAAGGCGACGATCCAGCCCGACACCATCAAGATGTTCAAGGATCGCTTCCTGCGGGTGCCGATGGAGATGGAGATGGGATCTGGCGGGGGCGGCGAAGAGGTCGCTGACGAGACGCCGGCCCCTTGA
- a CDS encoding GAF domain-containing protein, which produces MHRPIARYLRRYRDRLVDAMQRPLAGTLGPSRARDEAQALVSELREAFLGPDPRAFMKPLGVRIAGWCDAGVDERAIGEALLAIVRSPALPDPPVQEVLAREKRQSEKFAALLAVSHAVVNTLDLNVILTTIAKKVREVIQTDECTVFLFDEKEQVLYPVVCDAKAWMEEMMAIRLKLGEGITGMVALTGRGEIVDDAETDPRSVSVPGTPPEPAALLCVPLVSQDKVVGVITLSRLGTRTFQQEDLELATLFAGQCSAAIANARMYESMKAAYDELRDTQAQLVQAAKLNALGEMAGGVAHDFNNILAAILGRTQLLLQTVPEHELRRQLLVIEQAALDGAQTVRRVQEFTRVRQDEHFQTVDINQVLLGVTELTRPVWESGAKRKGVSIDLHLELGATSSTVGNASELREVFTNLVLNAVDAMPNGGELWITSSNGQGVVNVQLRDTGIGMDSTILGKIFDPFFTTKAVKGTGLGLSVAYGIVTRHRGTITVDSEPAVGTLFTLTFPVGTAPDESLPAADDAPLPKRRVLVVDDEEIVLEVLADLLTAIGMDVERALGGAAGVEAVRGGQYDVVFTDLGMPEVNGWDLATAAKERSSATAVVLVTGWGFQLGEDMAVSGGVDLIMAKPFSWDDVRQALRQVAVLMERKAA; this is translated from the coding sequence TTGCACAGGCCCATCGCGCGATACCTGAGGCGTTACCGGGACCGGCTCGTGGATGCGATGCAGCGTCCGCTCGCCGGGACGCTCGGTCCCTCGCGCGCCCGCGACGAGGCTCAGGCGCTCGTCTCGGAACTGCGCGAGGCGTTCCTCGGTCCCGACCCGCGGGCGTTCATGAAGCCGCTCGGCGTTCGCATCGCCGGCTGGTGCGACGCCGGCGTGGACGAACGCGCCATCGGCGAGGCGCTGCTCGCGATCGTCCGTTCGCCGGCGCTGCCCGATCCGCCCGTGCAGGAGGTGCTGGCCCGCGAGAAGCGGCAGAGCGAGAAGTTCGCCGCGCTGCTCGCCGTGAGCCATGCGGTCGTCAACACGCTCGACCTCAACGTCATCCTGACCACCATCGCCAAGAAGGTTCGCGAGGTGATCCAGACGGACGAGTGCACCGTGTTCCTGTTCGACGAGAAGGAGCAGGTGCTCTACCCGGTCGTGTGCGACGCCAAGGCCTGGATGGAGGAAATGATGGCCATTCGCCTCAAGCTCGGCGAAGGCATCACCGGCATGGTCGCGCTCACCGGGCGCGGCGAGATCGTGGACGATGCCGAGACCGATCCGCGCTCGGTGTCCGTGCCCGGCACGCCGCCCGAGCCCGCCGCGCTGCTGTGCGTTCCGCTCGTCAGCCAGGACAAGGTGGTCGGCGTCATCACGCTCTCGCGCCTCGGCACGCGCACGTTCCAGCAGGAGGACCTCGAGCTGGCCACGCTGTTCGCCGGGCAGTGCAGCGCCGCGATCGCGAACGCCCGCATGTACGAGAGCATGAAGGCGGCCTACGACGAGCTGCGGGACACGCAGGCCCAGCTCGTGCAGGCGGCGAAGCTCAACGCGCTGGGCGAGATGGCCGGCGGGGTGGCGCACGACTTCAACAACATCCTCGCGGCGATCCTCGGGCGCACCCAGCTGCTGTTGCAGACGGTGCCCGAGCACGAACTGCGCCGGCAGTTGCTGGTGATCGAGCAGGCGGCGCTCGACGGCGCGCAGACGGTGCGCCGCGTGCAGGAGTTCACGCGCGTGCGCCAGGACGAACACTTCCAGACGGTGGACATCAACCAGGTGCTGCTCGGCGTCACCGAGCTGACGCGTCCGGTGTGGGAGTCGGGCGCGAAGCGCAAGGGCGTCTCGATCGACCTGCACCTCGAGCTGGGTGCGACCAGCAGCACGGTCGGCAACGCCTCCGAACTGCGCGAGGTGTTCACCAACCTGGTGCTCAACGCCGTGGACGCGATGCCCAACGGCGGCGAGCTGTGGATCACCTCGAGCAACGGCCAGGGTGTGGTGAACGTGCAGCTCCGCGACACCGGCATCGGCATGGACTCGACGATCCTCGGCAAGATCTTCGATCCGTTCTTCACGACCAAGGCCGTCAAGGGCACCGGGCTGGGTCTTTCGGTCGCCTACGGCATCGTTACGCGCCATCGCGGCACGATCACGGTGGACAGCGAGCCGGCGGTCGGCACGCTGTTCACGCTGACGTTCCCGGTCGGGACCGCCCCCGACGAGTCCCTGCCCGCGGCCGACGACGCGCCGCTGCCGAAGCGGCGGGTGCTGGTCGTGGACGACGAGGAGATCGTGCTCGAGGTGCTCGCCGACCTGCTGACCGCGATCGGCATGGACGTCGAGCGCGCGCTCGGCGGCGCCGCCGGCGTCGAGGCCGTCCGCGGCGGTCAGTACGACGTGGTGTTCACCGACCTCGGCATGCCCGAGGTGAACGGCTGGGACCTCGCGACCGCGGCCAAGGAGCGCAGCTCCGCGACCGCGGTCGTGCTCGTCACCGGCTGGGGTTTCCAGCTGGGCGAGGACATGGCGGTTTCGGGCGGCGTGGACCTCATCATGGCCAAGCCGTTCTCGTGGGACGACGTGCGGCAGGCGCTGCGCCAGGTCGCCGTGCTCATGGAGCGCAAGGCGGCCTGA
- a CDS encoding DEAD/DEAH box helicase, whose translation MELWAKDYRGIASVVTGAGKTVFAEICMLRVRERWPSTRFIVVVPTIALLDQWYISLTEELSVPQVEIATYSGVGKAAEPARINLVVLNTARTVGPELAKGVEACLIVDECHRAGSPINASALRGSYVATLGLSATPTRDYDEGFKEHLVPALGPIVYEYGYERARTEGIVAPFRLVNVKVPLLDHEAEEYSTLTGRVARLFQMVKSGRADPDQLKRLLQRRSAFIANTRLRIPMAAKIIDQDKRQRAIIFHERIASANAIASLLRARHVNATIYHTRIGETIRRENLRLYRKGLFDCLVTCRALDEGINVPETRVAIIAASTRSTRQRIQRLGRVLRPAPGKTCATVYTLYSTRPEHQQLLKESERLGEVAQVHWVKGGVAAREQDPDQR comes from the coding sequence TTGGAACTCTGGGCCAAGGACTATCGCGGAATCGCCAGCGTGGTTACAGGTGCGGGCAAGACGGTCTTTGCCGAAATCTGCATGCTCCGGGTTCGCGAACGTTGGCCGTCCACTCGGTTCATCGTTGTTGTACCGACCATCGCCCTGCTCGACCAGTGGTACATCAGCCTCACCGAGGAGCTTTCAGTCCCGCAGGTGGAGATCGCCACCTATTCAGGCGTTGGCAAGGCGGCGGAGCCAGCGCGAATCAACCTCGTCGTCCTCAACACTGCACGAACTGTCGGCCCGGAACTCGCGAAGGGAGTCGAAGCGTGCCTCATCGTCGACGAATGCCACCGGGCGGGCAGCCCGATCAACGCGAGCGCACTTCGCGGAAGCTACGTCGCCACACTTGGCCTATCGGCGACACCGACCCGGGACTACGATGAGGGATTCAAAGAGCACCTGGTCCCTGCGCTCGGGCCGATTGTCTACGAGTACGGCTACGAGCGGGCACGGACTGAGGGTATCGTCGCCCCATTTCGGCTAGTCAACGTGAAGGTCCCGCTCCTCGATCACGAGGCTGAGGAGTACAGCACACTCACCGGACGCGTGGCTCGGTTATTCCAGATGGTCAAGTCAGGGCGTGCCGATCCGGATCAGCTGAAGCGCCTCCTCCAGCGACGCTCAGCCTTCATCGCGAATACACGCCTGCGCATCCCGATGGCCGCGAAGATCATCGACCAGGACAAGCGCCAGCGCGCGATCATCTTCCACGAGCGGATCGCCAGCGCGAACGCCATCGCTTCGCTTCTCCGCGCGCGTCACGTCAATGCGACTATCTACCACACGCGCATCGGCGAGACGATCCGACGGGAGAACCTGCGATTGTATCGCAAAGGCCTCTTTGATTGCCTCGTAACCTGCCGCGCGCTCGACGAAGGCATCAATGTGCCTGAGACGAGAGTAGCAATCATTGCGGCATCAACGCGAAGCACACGGCAGAGGATCCAACGGCTTGGGCGCGTGCTCCGACCGGCGCCCGGTAAGACGTGTGCAACCGTCTACACTCTGTACTCAACTCGCCCCGAGCATCAACAGTTGCTCAAGGAGTCCGAACGACTCGGCGAAGTCGCTCAGGTGCATTGGGTCAAGGGAGGTGTGGCCGCGCGTGAACAGGATCCTGATCAACGATGA
- a CDS encoding redoxin domain-containing protein, whose product MNRILFPVALAALLGFPGFALAAGAAGGPLDRPRSPAPVPLGTGTEYATVVTGSGAPDFAYETLAGGTARLRDLRAQGDVLLVFGADEADLRRLQRESERLTRLGVVPVAVLDWRVGACREVVRRLSLTFPVVPDRQRAIGAQYNVLDPYTRQDSPAWFLVDRAGRVRGLDRFELPREAWVNVASTALGLPAEGSSLPAASTR is encoded by the coding sequence TTGAATCGCATCCTGTTCCCGGTGGCCCTCGCCGCCCTGCTCGGGTTTCCGGGATTTGCCCTCGCGGCCGGCGCGGCCGGCGGGCCGCTCGATCGTCCCCGGTCGCCGGCGCCGGTTCCGCTCGGCACCGGCACCGAATACGCCACCGTCGTGACCGGCTCGGGCGCGCCGGACTTCGCCTACGAAACGCTCGCCGGCGGCACCGCGCGCCTGCGTGACCTTCGCGCCCAGGGCGACGTGCTGCTGGTCTTCGGCGCCGACGAGGCGGACCTGCGGCGGCTGCAGCGCGAGTCCGAACGCCTGACCCGGCTGGGCGTGGTTCCCGTCGCGGTGCTCGACTGGCGGGTCGGCGCGTGCCGAGAGGTCGTCCGGCGCCTGTCGCTCACGTTTCCGGTCGTGCCCGATCGCCAGCGCGCGATCGGGGCGCAGTACAACGTGCTCGATCCGTACACGCGGCAGGATTCGCCGGCCTGGTTCCTCGTGGACCGCGCGGGCCGCGTGCGCGGCCTCGACCGCTTCGAGCTGCCCCGCGAGGCGTGGGTGAACGTCGCCTCGACCGCGCTCGGGCTGCCCGCAGAGGGCAGCTCGCTTCCGGCGGCCTCGACGCGCTGA